The nucleotide sequence CTCAACTTCCCGGGGCGCCTCGACATCCCCGACACGATCCGCCTCATCGAGGACCCGCAGCGCGCCCGCACGCAGCTCCGCTGACCGGGGCGACCCGCGTCACACCCGCAGCGAGAACGCCGCCAGCCCCTCCTCCGCGTGCGGCGCGAAGCCGAGCGAGCGGTAGAAGGGGTGCGAGCGGTCGCCGTCCTCGGTGCCGCCCGCGTCGGTGGTGAGCACGAGGAGGACGCCGGCCGGCTGTCCCGCGCGCACGTGCTCGACGAGCGCGCGCCCGACGCCGCCGCGCTGCACGTCGGGCCGCACGAGGAGGTCCTGCACGTAGCAGATGGTCGTGCCGTCGCCCACGGTGCGCGCCAGGCCGACGAGCCGGCCGTCCGCGTCGCTCGCGGTGGCGACCAGGTCGGATCCGGCGAGCGCCCGCTCGAGCCGCTCCGGGTCCCGCGTGTAGACGCTCCAGCCGACGGATCCGTAGAGGTCGAGCAGCTCGCCGCGGGCGGGGATCTCGTCGGCGAGGCGGGTCACCCCCACACCGTAACCGCCTGTGGACTCGACGCACGCGCGATGACCGCCCCTCGATACGGTCGCGGTTCCGCCCGCCAACCCTTCCGACGAGAGCTGCCATGCACCAGTCGCGCCACGCCTGCACGTCCTCATCCCGTCGGAGCCGATCCGGATCCCTCGCCGTCGCCTCCCTGGCCGTCGCGGCCATCGCCGCCTCCGGCCTCGGCGCCGCCCTCCTCGCCCCCGCGAGCGCGTTCGCCGCCACCGCCACGGTGGGCCTCGGCACCGCCGCGACCTACTCGGTGCTCGCCGGCCAGGGCGTCACCAACACCGGCCCCAGCACGCTGGCGGCGGATCTCGGCACCAGCCCGAACGCGGCCATCTCGGGCTTCCCGCCCGGCGTCGTCGGCGGCGCCACGCACGCGGCCGACGCCGCGGCCGGCCAGGCCCAATCCGACCTCACCACCGCGTACGACGACGCGGCCGGCCGCCCCACCACCGCCGCGGTGCCCGCCGACCTCGTCGGATCCACCCTCACGCCCGGCGTGTACACGGCGGGCGGCCCGCTCGCCAACACCGGCACCGTCACGCTCGACGCGCAGGGCGACCCGTCGGCCGTCTTCGTCATCCAGGCGCCGTCGACGCTCACCACGGGCTCGAGCAGCCGGGTGTCGCTCGTCAACGGCGCCCAGGCCTGCAACGTCTTCTGGCAGGTGTCGAGCTCCGCCACCCTGGGCACGAACTCGGGCTTCGCCGGCACGATCCTCGCGCTCACCTCCATCTCCGTCGGCACCGGCGCCACGGTCGACGGCCGCGCGCTCGCGCGCAACGGCGCCGTCACCCTCGACGACGACGCGTTCGTCGCCTCCACCTGCGGCACCAGCACGTCGCCCATCGGCTCCGGCACGACGCCCGTCGTCACGCCCACGCCGGCGCCCTCGTCCACCCCGGCGCCCACGCCGACCGGCGGATCCACCGGCGGCACGACGGGCGGCACCACCGGCGGATCCACGCCCACGCCGTCCCCCACGCCCACCTCCGACAGGCCGACGCCCTCCACCCCTCCCGGCGACGTGCCGCCGCCATCCGGCCACCTGCCCCGCACGGGCGGCGACGGAGCGCGCCTCGCCCTCGAGCTGGGACTGGGAGCGGCAGCGCTCGCGGCCGGCGTCGTCGCGGTGATCGCGGTGCGCATCCGCCGCCGCCGGCACTAGCCGCCGCAGCGCCGCACCACCCGACGCCCGTCCCCGCCTCG is from Clavibacter sp. A6099 and encodes:
- a CDS encoding GNAT family N-acetyltransferase, translated to MTRLADEIPARGELLDLYGSVGWSVYTRDPERLERALAGSDLVATASDADGRLVGLARTVGDGTTICYVQDLLVRPDVQRGGVGRALVEHVRAGQPAGVLLVLTTDAGGTEDGDRSHPFYRSLGFAPHAEEGLAAFSLRV
- a CDS encoding ice-binding family protein, which produces MHQSRHACTSSSRRSRSGSLAVASLAVAAIAASGLGAALLAPASAFAATATVGLGTAATYSVLAGQGVTNTGPSTLAADLGTSPNAAISGFPPGVVGGATHAADAAAGQAQSDLTTAYDDAAGRPTTAAVPADLVGSTLTPGVYTAGGPLANTGTVTLDAQGDPSAVFVIQAPSTLTTGSSSRVSLVNGAQACNVFWQVSSSATLGTNSGFAGTILALTSISVGTGATVDGRALARNGAVTLDDDAFVASTCGTSTSPIGSGTTPVVTPTPAPSSTPAPTPTGGSTGGTTGGTTGGSTPTPSPTPTSDRPTPSTPPGDVPPPSGHLPRTGGDGARLALELGLGAAALAAGVVAVIAVRIRRRRH